The stretch of DNA CGAACAATTATTAGCTATTAGACCAGACATAGTTATTAATACTGCTGCTTATAATCTAGTTGACCGGGCCGAAGATTTCCCCGAGGAAGCCCTAGCCGTGAATTATTATGGCGTAAAAAATTTGGTTGATGTTTGTTTAGAATTAGATTGTATTCTGGTTCATTACAGTAGTGATTATATTTTTGGAGGAGAGGACGATCGCCGCACCCCTTACACCGAAGAAGACCACCCCGCGCCAATCAACCAATATGGCCAGTCAAAATTATTGGGCGAACAGGAAATCATTAAACGTTGTCAAAAATATTTTATTATCCGTACTTCTGGCCTTTTTGGCACCGCTGGCTCAGAAGGCAAAGGCGGCAATTTTATTGAATCAATTATTAAAAAAGGTAAAGAAACTGGCGAATTAAAAATTGTTGATGACCAATTTCTTACCCCTACCTATACCTTGGATTTGGCCCGCCAAAGTTGGCAGTTGATGCAAACCGAACATTTTGGTCTCTACCATGCCACCTCGGAGTGGGAGTGTAGTTGGTATGAATTTGGGAGAGAAGTGATGAAATACATTGATCCCAATATCAAAATTATCCCGGTTAAAACTTCTGAATATCAATTGCCCGCCCAAAGACCCAAATATTGTGTTTTGGAAAATAAAAAATTAAAAGAATTAGGTTTAAATATTATGCGCCCTTGGGCCGCCACCATTCCTGACTATCTCCAAGAGAAAGGATATCTCCAATAATTATGAAAATATTAATCGTCGCTTATAAATTTGGTACCGAAAAAGAGCTGGGCGAACACCTGGGCACCTATCATTATTTTATAGAAATCGCCCGCCGTCTTGTTGCTTCGGGACACGAGATTGCTGTGATTGCGCCCTGGCTTTCTTTTTCAAAAAAAGGCAGTGGTGGATTTGATGGCGTCAAAGTAATTCGTTACTATCCGCCGCTCTGGCATAAAATTTGGGCTTTCCCTTTCAACCGCCTCTTGCGCTTTTCGTATATTTGGGCTACCCAGAGGCAAGTCTTGAAATTTAATAAAAAAGAAAAGCCCGACGCTATTTTTGTCTGGCAGGCTAGGGAAACTGGTTATGCCGTTGCCCAGCTAAAAAATAAAATAAAAACACCTTTTATCTTTCGCCAGATCACCACTTGGCACTGGCATTTTGAAAGGGGACCAAAAGAAATTTTTGGCCAGCGCTCTTGGTACAAGGCCATAAAAAATTTAGGGCTCGGGCGTCTGGTTGATTATCTTTTAAATTTTCTACTTGATCAAAAAACTCAAAAAAGATATGCTCGTGAGATTTATCAAAAAGCAGATAAGGTTGTTTTTTTGAGTCAGGTGGCTGCGGCCGAAGGCCTTGATATGGGGCTAGACAATGACAAGGTTGACACCTTGCCGGTCTCCATAGAGACTGATTTGTTTCAGCCATTAAATAAAAAAAATGACTTACGCCAAAAGCTAGGTATCAATGGAGACAAGGTTATTTTATTTATTGGCCGCATAAATTTTGCCGAAAAGGGTATTGGTTATCTGCTCGAAGCTCTGCCGTCAATAATTACCGAGATTCCCGGAGTAAATTTGGTCATTGTCGGCAGTGGCGGGGAAACCCCGCGCATGATGGCCATGATCAAAGATTTGCAGATAGAAAAAAATGTCCAATTGGTTGGCAGTAAATCTTTTTATCAATTGATCGATTATCTCAATGCCGCAGATGTTTTTGCTACCCCGTCGGTCTGGATGGAAGCTTTTGGCCAAGTGACGATCGAAGCTATGGCTTGCGGTTTGCCAGTAGTCACCTCTGACGCCGGCGCTAGCCCAGAGATAAATATTAATAATGAGACTGGTTTTATCGTCCCAGCCAAAAACAAAGAAGCGCTCGCCGAGGCCCTTACCCAAATTTTAAAAGATGACCAACTGGCTGAGAGGTTTGGCCGAGAGGGCCGGCAAAGAGTTTTGGAAAATTATACTTATGAAGTTGTGATTGAAAAACTTTTAGCGATTATTCAATCTATAAAAAATAAAACCCGATGAAACTCATTTATTTTAGCAATTCACGCATCCCCACTGAAAAAGGTTATGGCATACAGATAATGAAAATGTGCCATTTCCTGGCTGCCATTGTTGATCATCTGGAATTGGTTATCCCAACCAAAAAAAACAAGGTCTTTAAAAATGTTGATGCTTTCGGCTATTATCAGGTAGAAAAGAATTTTATCCTCAAAAAAATCAGCTGTTTAGATCCCAGCTGGATTGCCAAAAAAATGCCCCAGGGAATTTATATCAAAGTCCAGGCCGTTTTTTGGCTGGTGAGTTTGTCCGTTTATTTACTTTTCAAACAAAATAAAAATCAGTTTGTTGCTTATACCCGGGACGAATATTCCCTGCCTGTTTTGCAGCTTTTTTTCAAAGCAGTAGTCTGGGAAGCGCATACTTTGCCGCGCAACACCAAGCGCTATTTAAAATATTGGTCTAAGTGCCATAAAATTATTACTATTACTAATGGCCTCAAAGACGAGCTGGCTGGACTTGGCCTTGATGGAAAAAATATTCTCGTCGCTCCTGATGCGGTTGATTTATCTGAATTTGAAAAAGTTAGATTGGGCAAACAGGAATTGCGCCAAAAGCTCGGCCTGCCGCCGGATAAAAATATTATCGCCTACACCGGCCATCTTTACGACTGGAAAGGAGTTCAAGGTCTAGCCGATGCGGCCAAATTTTTGACCGAAAAAGAAATCATAGTTTTCATTGGCGGCTCTGAAGAAAAATTTGACCTAGGTAGATTTAGATCGAGAAATGAAGGCAACAAACGAATTTTAATTTTGGGCTACAAGCCCTATGCTCAGATGCCTCTTTATCTGAAAGCGGCCGACGTTTTGGTTTTGCCAAATTCTGCCGGTGAGCAGAAATCAAAATCTTGGACCTCGCCTTTAAAGCTTTTCATGTATCTGGCTAGCGGTACGCCTATCGTAGCTGCCGATCTACCCAGTTTGACTGAAATTTTAAATAAAGATAATGCCGTCTTGTATCAGCCAGACGACTCGGCCGCTATGGCCACCTCTATCCAAAAAGTGTTGACTGATCCCTCGCTAAGCACTAAGATAAGTGCAAAGGCCAGAAGTGATGTTCAGGCCCACACTTGGCAAAAAAGGGCCGAGAAAATAGTGGCATTTATCCAATCTTAAATATGCAAAAACTATCAATCGTTATTCCCATTTATAATGAAGCGGAAAATCTCCCCGAGCTTTTCCAGGAAATAAAGTCATCACTGGC from Candidatus Kuenenbacteria bacterium encodes:
- a CDS encoding glycosyltransferase family 4 protein; the protein is MKILIVAYKFGTEKELGEHLGTYHYFIEIARRLVASGHEIAVIAPWLSFSKKGSGGFDGVKVIRYYPPLWHKIWAFPFNRLLRFSYIWATQRQVLKFNKKEKPDAIFVWQARETGYAVAQLKNKIKTPFIFRQITTWHWHFERGPKEIFGQRSWYKAIKNLGLGRLVDYLLNFLLDQKTQKRYAREIYQKADKVVFLSQVAAAEGLDMGLDNDKVDTLPVSIETDLFQPLNKKNDLRQKLGINGDKVILFIGRINFAEKGIGYLLEALPSIITEIPGVNLVIVGSGGETPRMMAMIKDLQIEKNVQLVGSKSFYQLIDYLNAADVFATPSVWMEAFGQVTIEAMACGLPVVTSDAGASPEININNETGFIVPAKNKEALAEALTQILKDDQLAERFGREGRQRVLENYTYEVVIEKLLAIIQSIKNKTR
- the rfbD gene encoding dTDP-4-dehydrorhamnose reductase, coding for MKIALIGSTGQLGTDFKKVIPAQFLVNLDYPNFDLTKKDLVREQLLAIRPDIVINTAAYNLVDRAEDFPEEALAVNYYGVKNLVDVCLELDCILVHYSSDYIFGGEDDRRTPYTEEDHPAPINQYGQSKLLGEQEIIKRCQKYFIIRTSGLFGTAGSEGKGGNFIESIIKKGKETGELKIVDDQFLTPTYTLDLARQSWQLMQTEHFGLYHATSEWECSWYEFGREVMKYIDPNIKIIPVKTSEYQLPAQRPKYCVLENKKLKELGLNIMRPWAATIPDYLQEKGYLQ
- a CDS encoding glycosyltransferase family 4 protein encodes the protein MKLIYFSNSRIPTEKGYGIQIMKMCHFLAAIVDHLELVIPTKKNKVFKNVDAFGYYQVEKNFILKKISCLDPSWIAKKMPQGIYIKVQAVFWLVSLSVYLLFKQNKNQFVAYTRDEYSLPVLQLFFKAVVWEAHTLPRNTKRYLKYWSKCHKIITITNGLKDELAGLGLDGKNILVAPDAVDLSEFEKVRLGKQELRQKLGLPPDKNIIAYTGHLYDWKGVQGLADAAKFLTEKEIIVFIGGSEEKFDLGRFRSRNEGNKRILILGYKPYAQMPLYLKAADVLVLPNSAGEQKSKSWTSPLKLFMYLASGTPIVAADLPSLTEILNKDNAVLYQPDDSAAMATSIQKVLTDPSLSTKISAKARSDVQAHTWQKRAEKIVAFIQS